The Prunus persica cultivar Lovell chromosome G7, Prunus_persica_NCBIv2, whole genome shotgun sequence genome has a segment encoding these proteins:
- the LOC18770663 gene encoding pentatricopeptide repeat-containing protein At1g08070, chloroplastic, whose protein sequence is MAAPLSLHHIRLPFSSDNPILHNKPTTSTAIAAAPITTATKTSRTSSPIEPHPCLALLDKCSTMSELKQIHAQLLRTSLFFDAFTASKVVAFSSLEGSGSLHYARLVLTQIPNPTTYTCNSVIRGYTNKDLPCEAIFFYQEMIIQGWVPDRFTFPSLFKSCGDLWEGKQLHCHSTKLGFASDSYIQNTLMNMYSNCGCLISARNVFDKMLEKSVVSWATMIDAYAQWDQPIEALKLFDKMESGSVDPNEVTLVNVLTACAKARDLKMAKRVHQYIEEYGFGNHLKLNTALMDVYCKCGCVLLARDLFDKMPEKNLFSWNIMINGHVEDSNYDEAFVLFREMQLKGEKGDKVTMVSLLLACSHLGALELGKWLHAYIEKEKIEVDVTLGTTLVDMYAKCGSIDGASEVFRKLLEKDVMTWTALISGFASCGQGKKALEHFHEMQTSGVKPDAITFVGVLAACSHAGLVDEGISHFNSMHEVYGIQPSIEHYGCMVDILGRAGRIAEAEELIRKMQMPPDRFVLGGLLGACRVHGNLEAAERAAQQLLELDPDDDGAYVLLSNLYSSMKKWEEAKRIRELMAERNVKKAPGCSLIEVDGIVHEFVKGDSSHPQSTHIYEMLQDMIERLKKAGYVPEKSEVLLDIDEEEKETALSLHSEKLAIAFGLISTNPGTTIRVVKNLRVCSDCHTATKIISKVYNREIIVRDRNRFHRFQDGSCSCKDFW, encoded by the coding sequence ATGGCTGCTCCTCTTTCCCTCCACCATATCAGACTACCTTTCTCTTCAGATAATCCAATCTTACACAACAAACCAACCACTTCCACCGCCATCGCCGCTGCCCCCATCACCACCGCCACCAAAACTAGTAGGACCAGCAGCCCAATTGAACCACACCCATGTCTCGCATTGCTAGACAAATGCTCCACCATGTCCGAGCTTAAGCAAATCCACGCCCAGCTCCTCCGAACCAGCCTCTTCTTCGACGCCTTCACCGCCAGCAAAGTCGTCGCCTTTTCCTCTCTGGAAGGCTCCGGAAGCCTCCATTATGCTCGTTTAGTCTTAACTCAAATCCCCAATCCCACCACTTATACTTGTAATTCGGTTATTCGAGGCTACACCAACAAGGATTTGCCCTGTGAAGCCATTTTTTTCTACCAAGAAATGATCATCCAAGGTTGGGTGCCTGACAGGTTCACGTTCCCATCTCTGTTCAAGTCTTGTGGGGATTTGTGGGAGGGGAAACAGCTGCATTGCCATTCTACCAAGTTGGGTTTCGCCTCGGATTCATACATTCAGAACACTTTGATGAATATGTACTCGAATTGTGGGTGTTTGATCTCGGCTCGCAACgtgtttgataaaatgttGGAGAAGAGTGTGGTTTCTTGGGCAACCATGATTGACGCTTATGCGCAGTGGGATCAACCCATTGAGGCTTTAAAGCTGTTTGATAAGATGGAGAGTGGAAGTGTGGATCCTAACGAGGTTACTTTGGTTAATGTTTTGACAGCATGTGCCAAGGCAAGGGATTTGAAAATGGCCAAAAGGGTGCACCAGTACATTGAAGAGTATGGTTTTGGAAACCATTTGAAGCTCAATACGGCACTCATGGATGTTTATTGTAAATGTGGATGTGTATTGCTTGCTCGAGATTTGTTTGACAAGATGCCCGAGAAGAACTTGTTCAGTTGGAACATTATGATCAATGGACATGTTGAGGATAGTAATTATGATGAGGCCTTCGTACTCTTTCGTGAAATGCAGCTTAAGGGCGAAAAAGGGGATAAGGTGACCATGGTAAGTTTATTGCTTGCTTGCAGCCATTTGGGTGCTCTAGAGCTTGGAAAGTGGCTGCATGCCTATATTGAAAAGGAGAAGATTGAGGTGGATGTTACCCTCGGGACGACACTCGTCGACATGTATGCGAAGTGTGGGAGCATAGACGGTGCATCGGAAGTCTTTCGAAAGCTGCTTGAGAAGGATGTTATGACTTGGACAGCCTTGATTTCTGGCTTTGCATCGTGTGGACAAGGAAAGAAGGCTTTGGAGCATTTCCATGAGATGCAGACGAGTGGAGTGAAACCAGATGCAATAACTTTTGTTGGGGTATTGGCTGCTTGTAGCCATGCTGGATTAGTGGATGAAGGAATTTCGCATTTTAACTCGATGCATGAAGTGTATGGCATTCAGCCTAGCATTGAGCACTATGGTTGCATGGTTGACATATTAGGCCGAGCTGGTCGCATAGCTGAAGCAGAGGAGTTGATTCGGAAGATGCAAATGCCACCGGATCGTTTTGTTTTGGGAGGGCTTCTTGGTGCCTGTAGAGTCCATGGCAACCTTGAGGCTGCAGAAAGAGCAGCTCAACAGCTTCTAGAACTTGACCCGGACGATGATGGAGCGTATGTGCTTCTTTCAAACTTATATAGCTCTATGAAAAAGTGGGAAGAAGCCAAAAGAATTAGGGAACTCATGGCAGAAAGAAATGTGAAGAAAGCTCCAGGTTGCAGTCTGATTGAGGTTGATGGTATTGTCCATGAATTTGTGAAGGGTGATTCATCTCACCCGCAATCGACACACATCTACGAAATGCTTCAAGACATGATCGAGCGGTTAAAGAAAGCTGGTTATGTTCCTGAGAAATCCGAGGTGTTGTTGGATAtagatgaagaagagaaggagaCTGCACTGAGCCTACACAGTGAAAAGCTGGCAATTGCATTTGGGCTCATAAGCACAAACCCAGGGACAACAATACGAGTTGTGAAAAACCTCCGTGTATGCAGTGACTGCCACACTGCAACCAAGATCATCTCCAAAGTTTACAACAGAGAAATTATTGTGCGGGATAGGAACCGATTCCATCGATTTCAAGATGGATCTTGTTCTTGTAAGGATTTTTGGTGA
- the LOC18770503 gene encoding GDP-mannose transporter GONST4, whose product MSSIRVDSTKPYFATSSLVVGYALCSSLLAVINKFAITKFNYPGLLTALQYLTSALGVWALGKFGFLHHDPFSLQTAKKFLPAAFVFYLAIFTNTNLLRHANVDTFIVFRSCTPLLVALADTAFRKQPIPSKLTFVSLLIILGGAVGYVATDSGFTLTAYSWAFAYLVTITTEMVYIKHMVTNLGLNTWGFVLYNNLLSLMMAPPFWIITGEYAEVFGALGSNAANFFEPGALFAVSLSCVFGLLISFFGFAARKAISATAFTVTGVVNKFLTVAINVLIWDKHASPFGLLCLLLTIVGGVLYQQSVTGAGSAPSQRETAVSKQTPVENDGDDFPEENQGKAVSGKLASV is encoded by the coding sequence ATGTCTTCTATTAGAGTTGATTCAACTAAGCCGTACTTCGCCACGAGCAGTCTCGTGGTTGGGTATGCACTCTGTTCCAGCTTGTTAGCTGTGATAAACAAGTTTGCCATTACCAAATTCAACTACCCTGGCCTTTTGACCGCACTGCAATACCTTACTTCTGCATTGGGAGTTTGGGCTCTGGGAAAGTTTGGATTTTTACACCATGATCCCTTCTCACTCCAGACGGCCAAGAAGTTTTTGCCTGCTGCCTTTGTGTTCTACCTTGCAATCTTTACCAACACTAATCTTCTTCGCCATGCCAATGTGGATACGTTTATAGTGTTTAGATCATGCACACCCCTTTTGGTTGCGCTAGCGGATACTGCCTTTAGGAAACAGCCAATCCCATCTAAGCTTACCTTTGTGTCGTTGTTGATCATTTTGGGCGGAGCTGTTGGCTATGTGGCCACTGATTCGGGTTTCACTCTGACCGCTTATTCATGGGCATTTGCATATTTGGTGACCATTACAACTGAGATGGTTTATATTAAACATATGGTCACTAATCTCGGGTTGAACACCTGGGGTTTTGTGTTGTACAACAATCTGTTGTCACTAATGATGGCCCCACCGTTTTGGATTATAACGGGAGAGTATGCTGAAGTGTTTGGTGCTTTGGGATCGAATGCTGCGAATTTCTTTGAACCCGGTGCACTTTTCGCGGTCTCACTGTCGTGTGTGTTTGGATTGCTCATCAGTTTCTTTGGGTTTGCAGCTAGGAAGGCAATCTCTGCAACAGCATTTACAGTGACTGGTGTTGTTAATAAGTTTCTTACGGTTGCCATCAATGTGCTGATTTGGGATAAGCATGCCAGTCCTTTTGGTTTGCTCTGCCTCCTCTTAACAATTGTAGGGGGTGTTCTTTATCAGCAGTCAGTGACTGGAGCTGGCAGTGCCCCATCCCAGCGCGAAACAGCAGTGTCTAAGCAGACTCCCGTTgagaatgatggtgatgaCTTTCCTGAAGAAAATCAAGGGAAGGCAGTTTCTGGTAAACTTGCTTCTGTATGA